One part of the Arabidopsis thaliana chromosome 4, partial sequence genome encodes these proteins:
- a CDS encoding oxidoreductase, 2OG-Fe(II) oxygenase family protein (oxidoreductase, 2OG-Fe(II) oxygenase family protein; BEST Arabidopsis thaliana protein match is: 2-oxoglutarate (2OG) and Fe(II)-dependent oxygenase superfamily protein (TAIR:AT2G17970.1); Has 35333 Blast hits to 34131 proteins in 2444 species: Archae - 798; Bacteria - 22429; Metazoa - 974; Fungi - 991; Plants - 531; Viruses - 0; Other Eukaryotes - 9610 (source: NCBI BLink).), producing the protein MVDNMESEEVDNMESEEVDNKMDNIYDGKLCVSHSLDSLKAGAFVFGSLSDSVSHAMPSSQSTVSEAASAQMSWADMGEEDGLEEEDQKENELGSHGVDVSPSVGDSMKTPEKRKLSREERERYRFMNVKKMKVFSCYEKVRGRSVNILEGLELHTGVFSAVEQKKIVDFVYELQEKGRRGELRERTFTAPHKWMRGKGRVTIQFGCCYNYAPDKAGNPPGILQRGDVDPMPSIFKVIIKRLVGWHVLPPTCVPDSCIVNIYEEDDCIPPHIDNHDFLRPFCTVSFLSECNILFGSNLKVLGPGEFSGSYSIPLPVGSVLVLKGNGADVAKHCVPAVPTKRISITFRKMDESKRPVGFTPEPDLEEIKPLPYEHTTPSTPADAVISSSRSSIDQNGSNHNNRTAHGGGSKYRRSRDYHSESRERSSSGQRRETSRHTPNRSYRPKVTSSDNV; encoded by the exons ATGGTGGATAACATGGAATCTGAAGAAGTTGATAACATGGAATCTGAAGAAGTTGATAACAAGATGGACAATATTTATGACGGGAAGTTGTGTGTTTCTCACTCATTAGATAGTTTGAAAGCTGGGGCTTTTGTATTTGGATCTTTGTCAGACAGTGTAAGTCATGCAATGCCATCATCTCAGTCAACTGTTTCTGAGGCGGCAAGTGCACAAATGTCTTGGGCTGATatgggagaagaagatgggcTCGAGGAGGAAGACCAGAAAGAGAATGAATTAGGTTCACATGGAGTTGATGTGAGTCCTTCCGTTGGAGACTCGATGAAGACTCCTGAGAAGCGTAAATTGTCTAGGGAAGAAAGAGAGCGTTATCGGTTTATGaatgtgaagaaaatgaaagtgttttcttgttatgaGAAAGTTAGAGGGAGGTCTGTTAATATTCTCGAAGGACTTGAATTGCATACCGGTGTTTTTAGCGCGGTGGAGCAGAAAAAGATTGTTGATTTTGTCTATGAACTACAAGAGAAAGGCCGTAGAGGAGAATTGCGAG AGCGTACTTTTACCGCTCCGCATAAGTGGATGAGAGGCAAAGGACGAGTTACTATTCAATTCGGATGTTGTTATAACTATGCACCG GACAAAGCGGGAAACCCACCCGGAATCCTTCAACGTGGAGATGTTGATCCAATGCCATCTATTTTCAAAGTAATAATCAAAAGGTTGGTTGGGTGGCATGTACTTCCTCCAACTTGTGTACCGGATAGTTGTATCGTCAATATCTATGAGGAAGACGATTGCATACCTCCTCACATCGATAACCATGACTTCCTCCGCCCTTTCTGCACAGTATCATTCCTCAGTGAATGCAATATACTCTTTGGTTCAAATCTCAAAGTCTTAGGACCTGGTGAATTCTCCGGTTCTTACTCTATACCGCTTCCTGTCGG ATCAGTTCTAGTGCTCAAGGGTAATGGAGCTGATGTCGCTAAGCATTGTGTACCTGCCGTTCCCACAAAGAG GATATCGATCACGTTTAGGAAAATGGACGAGTCGAAAAGACCAGTCGGATTCACCCCGGAACCTGATTTGGAGGAGATTAAGCCGTTGCCATACGAACACACCACGCCGAGTACTCCTGCTGATGCAGTCATTAGCTCTTCAAGATCCAGCATTGATCAAAATGGTAGTAATCACAACAATCGAACTGCACATGGAGGAGGAAGCAAGTATCGTAGGTCGAGAGATTATCATTCTGAGAGTCGAGAGCGGTCATCATCGGGCCAACGAAGAGAAACTTCACGACATACTCCTAATAGGTCCTATAGACCCAAGGTTACTAGCTCCGACAACGTCTGA
- a CDS encoding oxidoreductase, 2OG-Fe(II) oxygenase family protein (oxidoreductase, 2OG-Fe(II) oxygenase family protein; BEST Arabidopsis thaliana protein match is: 2-oxoglutarate (2OG) and Fe(II)-dependent oxygenase superfamily protein (TAIR:AT2G17970.1); Has 35333 Blast hits to 34131 proteins in 2444 species: Archae - 798; Bacteria - 22429; Metazoa - 974; Fungi - 991; Plants - 531; Viruses - 0; Other Eukaryotes - 9610 (source: NCBI BLink).), whose amino-acid sequence MEPNYEEDVFLAKYQSSELKIASEFLTNWLPFLSRDLCNDCAHVLSDRIRSLDPEHCSNGEVKAGSGSMVDNMESEEVDNMESEEVDNKMDNIYDGKLCVSHSLDSLKAGAFVFGSLSDSVSHAMPSSQSTVSEAASAQMSWADMGEEDGLEEEDQKENELGSHGVDVSPSVGDSMKTPEKRKLSREERERYRFMNVKKMKVFSCYEKVRGRSVNILEGLELHTGVFSAVEQKKIVDFVYELQEKGRRGELRERTFTAPHKWMRGKGRVTIQFGCCYNYAPDKAGNPPGILQRGDVDPMPSIFKVIIKRLVGWHVLPPTCVPDSCIVNIYEEDDCIPPHIDNHDFLRPFCTVSFLSECNILFGSNLKVLGPGEFSGSYSIPLPVGSVLVLKGNGADVAKHCVPAVPTKRISITFRKMDESKRPVGFTPEPDLEEIKPLPYEHTTPSTPADAVISSSRSSIDQNGSNHNNRTAHGGGSKYRRSRDYHSESRERSSSGQRRETSRHTPNRSYRPKVTSSDNV is encoded by the exons ATGGAACCAAATTATGAGGAAGATGTTTTTCTCGCCAAGTATCAATCATCCGAACTTAAGATTGCTTCTGAATTTCTTACGAATTGGTTGCCTTTCTTATCTAGAGATCTCTGCAACGACTGTGCTCATGTTCTCTCCGATCGAATCCGTTCTCTAGACCCAG AGCATTGTAGTAATGGAGAAGTTAAAGCGGGTTCTGGTTCAATGGTGGATAACATGGAATCTGAAGAAGTTGATAACATGGAATCTGAAGAAGTTGATAACAAGATGGACAATATTTATGACGGGAAGTTGTGTGTTTCTCACTCATTAGATAGTTTGAAAGCTGGGGCTTTTGTATTTGGATCTTTGTCAGACAGTGTAAGTCATGCAATGCCATCATCTCAGTCAACTGTTTCTGAGGCGGCAAGTGCACAAATGTCTTGGGCTGATatgggagaagaagatgggcTCGAGGAGGAAGACCAGAAAGAGAATGAATTAGGTTCACATGGAGTTGATGTGAGTCCTTCCGTTGGAGACTCGATGAAGACTCCTGAGAAGCGTAAATTGTCTAGGGAAGAAAGAGAGCGTTATCGGTTTATGaatgtgaagaaaatgaaagtgttttcttgttatgaGAAAGTTAGAGGGAGGTCTGTTAATATTCTCGAAGGACTTGAATTGCATACCGGTGTTTTTAGCGCGGTGGAGCAGAAAAAGATTGTTGATTTTGTCTATGAACTACAAGAGAAAGGCCGTAGAGGAGAATTGCGAG AGCGTACTTTTACCGCTCCGCATAAGTGGATGAGAGGCAAAGGACGAGTTACTATTCAATTCGGATGTTGTTATAACTATGCACCG GACAAAGCGGGAAACCCACCCGGAATCCTTCAACGTGGAGATGTTGATCCAATGCCATCTATTTTCAAAGTAATAATCAAAAGGTTGGTTGGGTGGCATGTACTTCCTCCAACTTGTGTACCGGATAGTTGTATCGTCAATATCTATGAGGAAGACGATTGCATACCTCCTCACATCGATAACCATGACTTCCTCCGCCCTTTCTGCACAGTATCATTCCTCAGTGAATGCAATATACTCTTTGGTTCAAATCTCAAAGTCTTAGGACCTGGTGAATTCTCCGGTTCTTACTCTATACCGCTTCCTGTCGG ATCAGTTCTAGTGCTCAAGGGTAATGGAGCTGATGTCGCTAAGCATTGTGTACCTGCCGTTCCCACAAAGAG GATATCGATCACGTTTAGGAAAATGGACGAGTCGAAAAGACCAGTCGGATTCACCCCGGAACCTGATTTGGAGGAGATTAAGCCGTTGCCATACGAACACACCACGCCGAGTACTCCTGCTGATGCAGTCATTAGCTCTTCAAGATCCAGCATTGATCAAAATGGTAGTAATCACAACAATCGAACTGCACATGGAGGAGGAAGCAAGTATCGTAGGTCGAGAGATTATCATTCTGAGAGTCGAGAGCGGTCATCATCGGGCCAACGAAGAGAAACTTCACGACATACTCCTAATAGGTCCTATAGACCCAAGGTTACTAGCTCCGACAACGTCTGA
- a CDS encoding oxidoreductase, 2OG-Fe(II) oxygenase family protein, with protein sequence MEPNYEEDVFLAKYQSSELKIASEFLTNWLPFLSRDLCNDCAHVLSDRIRSLDPEHCSNGEVKAGSGSMVDNMESEEVDNMESEEVDNKMDNIYDGKLCVSHSLDSLKAGAFVFGSLSDSVSHAMPSSQSTVSEAASAQMSWADMGEEDGLEEEDQKENELGSHGVDVSPSVGDSMKTPEKRKLSREERERYRFMNVKKMKVFSCYEKVRGRSVNILEGLELHTGVFSAVEQKKIVDFVYELQEKGRRGELRERTFTAPHKWMRGKGRVTIQFGCCYNYAPDKAGNPPGILQRGDVDPMPSIFKVIIKRLVGWHVLPPTCVPDSCIVNIYEEDDCIPPHIDNHDFLRPFCTVSFLSECNILFGSNLKVLGPGEFSGSYSIPLPVGSVLVLKGNGADVAKHCVPAVPTKR encoded by the exons ATGGAACCAAATTATGAGGAAGATGTTTTTCTCGCCAAGTATCAATCATCCGAACTTAAGATTGCTTCTGAATTTCTTACGAATTGGTTGCCTTTCTTATCTAGAGATCTCTGCAACGACTGTGCTCATGTTCTCTCCGATCGAATCCGTTCTCTAGACCCAG AGCATTGTAGTAATGGAGAAGTTAAAGCGGGTTCTGGTTCAATGGTGGATAACATGGAATCTGAAGAAGTTGATAACATGGAATCTGAAGAAGTTGATAACAAGATGGACAATATTTATGACGGGAAGTTGTGTGTTTCTCACTCATTAGATAGTTTGAAAGCTGGGGCTTTTGTATTTGGATCTTTGTCAGACAGTGTAAGTCATGCAATGCCATCATCTCAGTCAACTGTTTCTGAGGCGGCAAGTGCACAAATGTCTTGGGCTGATatgggagaagaagatgggcTCGAGGAGGAAGACCAGAAAGAGAATGAATTAGGTTCACATGGAGTTGATGTGAGTCCTTCCGTTGGAGACTCGATGAAGACTCCTGAGAAGCGTAAATTGTCTAGGGAAGAAAGAGAGCGTTATCGGTTTATGaatgtgaagaaaatgaaagtgttttcttgttatgaGAAAGTTAGAGGGAGGTCTGTTAATATTCTCGAAGGACTTGAATTGCATACCGGTGTTTTTAGCGCGGTGGAGCAGAAAAAGATTGTTGATTTTGTCTATGAACTACAAGAGAAAGGCCGTAGAGGAGAATTGCGAG AGCGTACTTTTACCGCTCCGCATAAGTGGATGAGAGGCAAAGGACGAGTTACTATTCAATTCGGATGTTGTTATAACTATGCACCG GACAAAGCGGGAAACCCACCCGGAATCCTTCAACGTGGAGATGTTGATCCAATGCCATCTATTTTCAAAGTAATAATCAAAAGGTTGGTTGGGTGGCATGTACTTCCTCCAACTTGTGTACCGGATAGTTGTATCGTCAATATCTATGAGGAAGACGATTGCATACCTCCTCACATCGATAACCATGACTTCCTCCGCCCTTTCTGCACAGTATCATTCCTCAGTGAATGCAATATACTCTTTGGTTCAAATCTCAAAGTCTTAGGACCTGGTGAATTCTCCGGTTCTTACTCTATACCGCTTCCTGTCGG ATCAGTTCTAGTGCTCAAGGGTAATGGAGCTGATGTCGCTAAGCATTGTGTACCTGCCGTTCCCACAAAGAGGTAA
- a CDS encoding oxidoreductase, 2OG-Fe(II) oxygenase family protein produces the protein MEPNYEEDVFLAKYQSSELKIASEFLTNWLPFLSRDLCNDCAHVLSDRIRSLDPEHCSNGEVKAGSGSMVDNMESEEVDNMESEEVDNKMDNIYDGKLCVSHSLDSLKAGAFVFGSLSDSVSHAMPSSQSTVSEAASAQMSWADMGEEDGLEEEDQKENELGSHGVDVSPSVGDSMKTPEKRKLSREERERYRFMNVKKMKVFSCYEKVRGRSVNILEGLELHTGVFSAVEQKKIVDFVYELQEKGRRGELRERTFTAPHKWMRGKGRVTIQFGCCYNYAPDKAGNPPGILQRGDVDPMPSIFKVIIKRLVGWHVLPPTCVPDSCIVNIYEEDDCIPPHIDNHDFLRPFCTVSFLSECNILFGSNLKVLGPGEFSGSYSIPLPVG, from the exons ATGGAACCAAATTATGAGGAAGATGTTTTTCTCGCCAAGTATCAATCATCCGAACTTAAGATTGCTTCTGAATTTCTTACGAATTGGTTGCCTTTCTTATCTAGAGATCTCTGCAACGACTGTGCTCATGTTCTCTCCGATCGAATCCGTTCTCTAGACCCAG AGCATTGTAGTAATGGAGAAGTTAAAGCGGGTTCTGGTTCAATGGTGGATAACATGGAATCTGAAGAAGTTGATAACATGGAATCTGAAGAAGTTGATAACAAGATGGACAATATTTATGACGGGAAGTTGTGTGTTTCTCACTCATTAGATAGTTTGAAAGCTGGGGCTTTTGTATTTGGATCTTTGTCAGACAGTGTAAGTCATGCAATGCCATCATCTCAGTCAACTGTTTCTGAGGCGGCAAGTGCACAAATGTCTTGGGCTGATatgggagaagaagatgggcTCGAGGAGGAAGACCAGAAAGAGAATGAATTAGGTTCACATGGAGTTGATGTGAGTCCTTCCGTTGGAGACTCGATGAAGACTCCTGAGAAGCGTAAATTGTCTAGGGAAGAAAGAGAGCGTTATCGGTTTATGaatgtgaagaaaatgaaagtgttttcttgttatgaGAAAGTTAGAGGGAGGTCTGTTAATATTCTCGAAGGACTTGAATTGCATACCGGTGTTTTTAGCGCGGTGGAGCAGAAAAAGATTGTTGATTTTGTCTATGAACTACAAGAGAAAGGCCGTAGAGGAGAATTGCGAG AGCGTACTTTTACCGCTCCGCATAAGTGGATGAGAGGCAAAGGACGAGTTACTATTCAATTCGGATGTTGTTATAACTATGCACCG GACAAAGCGGGAAACCCACCCGGAATCCTTCAACGTGGAGATGTTGATCCAATGCCATCTATTTTCAAAGTAATAATCAAAAGGTTGGTTGGGTGGCATGTACTTCCTCCAACTTGTGTACCGGATAGTTGTATCGTCAATATCTATGAGGAAGACGATTGCATACCTCCTCACATCGATAACCATGACTTCCTCCGCCCTTTCTGCACAGTATCATTCCTCAGTGAATGCAATATACTCTTTGGTTCAAATCTCAAAGTCTTAGGACCTGGTGAATTCTCCGGTTCTTACTCTATACCGCTTCCTGTCGGGTAA
- a CDS encoding Sec1/munc18-like (SM) proteins superfamily (Sec1/munc18-like (SM) proteins superfamily; INVOLVED IN: vesicle-mediated transport, vesicle docking involved in exocytosis; LOCATED IN: peroxisome; CONTAINS InterPro DOMAIN/s: Sec1-like protein (InterPro:IPR001619), Protein of unknown function DUF641, plant (InterPro:IPR006943); BEST Arabidopsis thaliana protein match is: Plant protein of unknown function (DUF641) (TAIR:AT2G45260.1); Has 30201 Blast hits to 17322 proteins in 780 species: Archae - 12; Bacteria - 1396; Metazoa - 17338; Fungi - 3422; Plants - 5037; Viruses - 0; Other Eukaryotes - 2996 (source: NCBI BLink).) yields MEESINQNPEAMEALISNLFGNISSLKSAYIELQSAHTPYDPEKIQAADKVVISELKNLSEMKHFYRENNPKPVCVSPQDSRLAAEIQEQQSLLKTYEVMVKRSLMEQSLDAYDEKEKEMMMMIGSINRTELLSVLKAKGTNIDKLRFAIMYLISLESVNQTEVEAVEAALREAKIDTSTFQYVKKIKSLNVSLAANSASKSHIALWPVYKRGDRAGVKNLLSSDEKLAVARAVEC; encoded by the exons ATGGAAGAGTCTATCAATCAAAATCCTGAAGCTATGGAAGCACTTATCTCCAATCTCTTTGGAAACATCTCGTCCTTGAAATCTGCTTATATCGAGCTTCAAAGTGCTCATACTCCTTACGATCCCGAGAAGATTCAGGCAGCGGACAAAGTTGTCATTTCTGAACTCAAGAATCTTTCCGAAATGAAGCATTTTTACAGAGAGAATAACCCCAAGCCTGTATGTGTCTCTCCACAAGACTCTCGTTTAGCTGCAGAGATTCAAGAGCAGCAGAGTTTGTTGAAGACTTATGAGGTCATGGTGAAAAGGTCGCTAATG GAGCAATCTTTGGATGCATAcgatgagaaagagaaggagatgatgatgatgataggcAGCATCAACAGAACCGAGCTTCTATCTGTTTTGAAGGCGAAAGGTACTAATATAGACAAGTTACGGTTTGCAATCATGTACTTAATTTCCTTAGAAAGCGTTAACCAAACCGAAGTTGAAGCTGTGGAAGCAGCATTGCGTGAAGCTAAGATAGATACAAGCACGTTTCAGTATGTGAAAAAGATCAAATCGCTGAACGTTTCTTTAGCAGCAAACTCAGCCAGCAAAAGTCATATTGCTCTATGGCCAGTCTATAAACGTGGTGACCGCGCGGGAGTCAAGAATCTCTTATCCAGTGATGAGAAACTAGCGGTGGCAAGGGCTGTTGAGTGTTGA
- a CDS encoding polyamine-modulated factor 1-binding protein (unknown protein; FUNCTIONS IN: molecular_function unknown; INVOLVED IN: biological_process unknown; LOCATED IN: nucleus; EXPRESSED IN: 6 plant structures; EXPRESSED DURING: LP.04 four leaves visible, 4 anthesis, petal differentiation and expansion stage; BEST Arabidopsis thaliana protein match is: unknown protein (TAIR:AT2G17990.1); Has 30201 Blast hits to 17322 proteins in 780 species: Archae - 12; Bacteria - 1396; Metazoa - 17338; Fungi - 3422; Plants - 5037; Viruses - 0; Other Eukaryotes - 2996 (source: NCBI BLink).), with protein MAGTSMAEPEGVKMSHDCSEEDARKELKVLLDRVKSAATSLSYLRSKARILAVPGLSLGAQQLQLKDDTTLAGTNKNKDSLVIEDGVYTLNTLQSIEMVITDALESLLRRVTAAESETCSHKEKVIICEEEITRKTVQIQNLSLRLEQTERIVMTECESLKNALTASNNVLDTLLSSSRRHFQTIEARLVAKSTQLEGEKAQKEVQVQKLMEENMKLTTLLDKKEAQLLALNEQCKVMALNASNI; from the exons ATGGCTGGTACTAGCATGGCTGAACCTGAAGGTGTCAAGATGTCCCATGACTGTTCAGAGGAAGACGCAAGAAAGGAATTAAAGGTTTTGTTAGATAGGGTCAAATCAGCTGCAACAAGCTTGAGCTATTTGAGATCAAAAGCTAGAATCTTGGCCGTTCCTGGTCTGTCACTCGGTGCTCAACAGCTACAACTTAAAGATGATACTACATTGGCTGGAACCAACAAGAACAAGGATTCCTTGGTTATAGAGGATGGAGTCTATACTTTGAATACGCTCCAATCCATAGAAATGGTTATTACTGATGCGCTGGAGTCTCTTTTGAGGAGGGTCACAGCGGCAGAATCTGAAACGTGTTCTCATAAGGAGAAGGTGATTATATGTGAGGAAGAAATTACAAGGAAGACAGTCCAAATCCAGAATCTGTCCTTGAGATTAGAACAGACGGAACGGATTGTAATGACAGAGTGTGAGTCGCTTAAAAATGCCCTCACTGCTTCCAACAATGTTTTAGATACacttctttcttcctccagACGGCACTTCCAAACCATTGAAGCCCG GTTGGTTGCTAAGTCGACACAATTGGAAGGCGAGAAAGCGCAGAAAGAGGTACAAGTGCAAAAGCTGATGGAGGAGAACATGAAGCTGACCACTCTTCTTGATAAGAAAGAAGCTCAGCTTCTGGCCTTAAATGAACAATGCAAAGTCATGGCTCTGAATGCTTCAAACATCTGA
- a CDS encoding polyamine-modulated factor 1-binding protein (unknown protein; FUNCTIONS IN: molecular_function unknown; INVOLVED IN: biological_process unknown; EXPRESSED IN: leaf apex, cauline leaf, flower, carpel, leaf; EXPRESSED DURING: LP.04 four leaves visible, 4 anthesis, petal differentiation and expansion stage; BEST Arabidopsis thaliana protein match is: unknown protein (TAIR:AT2G17990.1).), producing the protein MAGTSMAEPEGVKMSHDCSEEDARKELKVLLDRVKSAATSLSYLRSKARILAVPGLSLGAQQLQLKDDTTLAGTNKNKDSLVIEDGVYTLNTLQSIEMVITDALESLLRRVTAAESETCSHKEKVIICEEEITRKTVQIQNLSLRLEQTERIVMTECESLKNALTASNNVLDTLLSSSRRHFQTIEARYKLQSMLVAKSTQLEGEKAQKEVQVQKLMEENMKLTTLLDKKEAQLLALNEQCKVMALNASNI; encoded by the exons ATGGCTGGTACTAGCATGGCTGAACCTGAAGGTGTCAAGATGTCCCATGACTGTTCAGAGGAAGACGCAAGAAAGGAATTAAAGGTTTTGTTAGATAGGGTCAAATCAGCTGCAACAAGCTTGAGCTATTTGAGATCAAAAGCTAGAATCTTGGCCGTTCCTGGTCTGTCACTCGGTGCTCAACAGCTACAACTTAAAGATGATACTACATTGGCTGGAACCAACAAGAACAAGGATTCCTTGGTTATAGAGGATGGAGTCTATACTTTGAATACGCTCCAATCCATAGAAATGGTTATTACTGATGCGCTGGAGTCTCTTTTGAGGAGGGTCACAGCGGCAGAATCTGAAACGTGTTCTCATAAGGAGAAGGTGATTATATGTGAGGAAGAAATTACAAGGAAGACAGTCCAAATCCAGAATCTGTCCTTGAGATTAGAACAGACGGAACGGATTGTAATGACAGAGTGTGAGTCGCTTAAAAATGCCCTCACTGCTTCCAACAATGTTTTAGATACacttctttcttcctccagACGGCACTTCCAAACCATTGAAGCCCG GTACAAACTACAAAGTAT GTTGGTTGCTAAGTCGACACAATTGGAAGGCGAGAAAGCGCAGAAAGAGGTACAAGTGCAAAAGCTGATGGAGGAGAACATGAAGCTGACCACTCTTCTTGATAAGAAAGAAGCTCAGCTTCTGGCCTTAAATGAACAATGCAAAGTCATGGCTCTGAATGCTTCAAACATCTGA
- the SAUR9 gene encoding SAUR-like auxin-responsive protein family (SAUR-like auxin-responsive protein family; CONTAINS InterPro DOMAIN/s: Auxin responsive SAUR protein (InterPro:IPR003676); BEST Arabidopsis thaliana protein match is: SAUR-like auxin-responsive protein family (TAIR:AT2G18010.1); Has 1361 Blast hits to 1344 proteins in 26 species: Archae - 0; Bacteria - 0; Metazoa - 0; Fungi - 0; Plants - 1360; Viruses - 0; Other Eukaryotes - 1 (source: NCBI BLink).): protein MAIKKSNKAALSQAASLKQILKRCSSLGKKNQGNCYFNDVPKGHFPVYVGQHRSRYVVPISWLDHHEFQSLLQLAEEEFGFEHEMGLTIPCDEVVFRSLISMFR from the coding sequence ATGGCGATAAAGAAGTCGAACAAAGCGGCGTTGTCTCAAGCAGCATCTCTAAAGCAAATCTTGAAGAGGTGCTCAAGTCTaggaaagaagaatcaagGTAATTGCTACTTCAACGACGTGCCAAAAGGTCACTTCCCGGTCTACGTCGGTCAACACCGAAGTCGCTATGTGGTCCCAATCTCGTGGCTAGATCATCATGAGTTCCAGTCACTCCTCCAACTAGCCGAGGAAGAGTTTGGTTTCGAGCACGAGATGGGTCTCACTATCCCTTGTGATGAAGTCGTCTTTCGTTCTCTCATCTCAATGTTCAGATAA